Proteins encoded in a region of the Streptomyces sp. NBC_00258 genome:
- the glpK gene encoding glycerol kinase GlpK has protein sequence MTDKFVAAIDQGTTSSRCIVFNQDGAIVAVDQREHRQIFPKPGWVEHDATEIWSKVQAVVAGALAKAGLRADQLSAMGITNQRETTVLWDRATGKPVHNAIVWQDTRTSALCNELGGSDGQDRFREQTGLPLASYFSGPKAAWLLDNVPGLRARAERGEIAFGTIDSWLIWNLTGGTDGGKHVTDVTNAGRTMLMNLETLQWDQSILSAMNVPEAVLPEIKSSSEVYGTAVGQLAGVPVASALGDQQAAVFGQACYDVGTAKNTYGTGSFLLLNTGNRPVPSKNGLLTTMGYKIGTEAPVYCLEGSIAITGALVQWFRDQLGIIRTADEIETLAASVDDNGGAYIVPAFSGLFAPYWRSDARGVVTGLTRYVTKGHLARAVLEATSWQTREVVDAMFQDSGVQITTLKVDGGMTKNNLLMQHQADVLGVPVIRPKVSETTCLGAAYAAGLATGVWNDLDELKSHWQKDVEWTPDMEASVRDREYHNWRKAVEKSFGWHEDGEG, from the coding sequence ATGACGGACAAGTTCGTCGCCGCAATCGACCAGGGCACCACGTCCAGCCGCTGCATCGTCTTCAACCAGGACGGCGCCATCGTCGCCGTCGACCAGCGCGAACACCGCCAGATCTTCCCCAAGCCGGGCTGGGTGGAGCACGACGCCACCGAGATCTGGTCGAAGGTGCAGGCCGTGGTCGCGGGCGCGCTCGCCAAGGCGGGGCTCCGCGCCGACCAGCTCAGCGCGATGGGGATCACCAACCAGCGCGAGACGACGGTCCTGTGGGACCGCGCCACCGGCAAGCCCGTGCACAACGCCATCGTCTGGCAGGACACCCGTACCTCCGCGCTCTGCAACGAACTCGGCGGCTCGGACGGGCAGGACCGTTTCCGTGAGCAGACCGGGCTGCCGCTGGCGAGCTACTTCTCCGGGCCCAAGGCGGCCTGGCTGCTCGACAACGTGCCGGGACTGCGGGCCCGCGCCGAGCGCGGCGAGATCGCCTTCGGCACGATCGACTCCTGGCTGATCTGGAACCTCACCGGCGGCACGGACGGCGGAAAGCACGTCACCGACGTGACCAACGCCGGCCGCACCATGCTGATGAACCTCGAAACACTCCAGTGGGACCAGTCCATCCTCTCCGCGATGAACGTCCCCGAGGCCGTCCTCCCCGAGATCAAGTCCTCGTCCGAGGTGTACGGGACCGCCGTCGGCCAGCTCGCGGGCGTTCCGGTGGCGTCGGCGCTGGGCGACCAGCAGGCAGCGGTGTTCGGACAGGCCTGCTACGACGTGGGCACGGCCAAGAACACGTACGGAACGGGCAGCTTCCTGCTGCTCAACACCGGGAACCGGCCCGTGCCCTCGAAGAACGGGCTGCTGACCACGATGGGGTACAAGATCGGCACGGAGGCGCCGGTCTACTGCCTCGAAGGGTCCATCGCGATCACCGGCGCGCTCGTGCAGTGGTTCCGCGACCAGCTCGGCATCATCCGTACCGCCGACGAGATCGAGACCCTCGCCGCGAGCGTCGACGACAACGGCGGCGCGTACATCGTGCCCGCGTTCTCGGGCCTGTTCGCGCCGTACTGGCGCTCCGACGCGCGTGGTGTCGTCACCGGCCTGACCAGGTACGTCACGAAGGGGCACCTCGCGCGGGCCGTCCTGGAGGCGACGAGCTGGCAGACGCGTGAGGTCGTGGACGCGATGTTCCAGGACTCCGGGGTGCAGATCACCACCCTGAAGGTGGACGGCGGCATGACCAAGAACAACCTGCTGATGCAGCACCAGGCGGATGTGCTCGGGGTGCCGGTGATCCGTCCGAAGGTCTCCGAGACGACGTGCCTGGGAGCGGCGTACGCGGCCGGCCTGGCGACCGGGGTGTGGAACGACCTCGACGAGCTCAAGTCGCACTGGCAGAAGGACGTCGAGTGGACGCCCGACATGGAGGCGTCCGTCCGTGACCGCGAGTACCACAACTGGCGCAAGGCGGTGGAGAAGAGCTTCGGCTGGCACGAGGACGGCGAGGGCTGA
- a CDS encoding GGDEF domain-containing protein has translation MPSWTDTLRFAFQPVVNLTTGGVTALEILARPEAGDVLAQARRDPELDGRLAALAMRAAARQETLLPLHVNVFAGTLADLGGLAALRDEVREAGRMPWEVTVDIGPPFTHVPHQALLEAVTVLRDQGFRICADGIGDGDVPLRVLADLAPDLVKLDASLLSRPAAVRAMRTLCEQLGALLSVEGVETESQCAAAVSAGAQLAQGELFAPPARRPAADVYVPALAPVAATTPPYGPPVRQFVRPAALLPAGASAGQVRALLTGSPEVSGVVLVDAAGVPVRSVHRSRFLLSLSGRYGHALYADRPAARLGDPPRTVGVDATAWEVLDVVADGARDRTSDDVAVVDRLGRCVGVVRLADLVRALSESRVEEAAALNPLTRLPGSDAITGEVDRWIADRREFALSWLDVDGFKRVNDGAGFAAGDELIRAVGRALQAAASGATRVGHIGGDDFLVLTDPEWLDPLATSVLDTPWSAGGLAVTLSLATVLCAPGSVTDHREAAACLAPLKQAAKSLRGASWVLGRAGLPGHEIRRGSGAAPAHAESWAGGPGRG, from the coding sequence GTGCCCTCCTGGACGGATACTCTCCGCTTCGCCTTCCAGCCGGTCGTCAATCTGACGACCGGAGGGGTCACGGCGCTGGAGATACTCGCCCGTCCGGAGGCCGGTGACGTCCTCGCGCAGGCGCGCCGGGATCCCGAACTCGACGGCCGGCTGGCCGCGTTGGCGATGCGGGCGGCGGCCCGTCAGGAGACGCTGCTGCCGCTGCACGTCAACGTGTTCGCCGGGACCCTCGCCGATCTCGGAGGGCTCGCCGCGCTCCGTGACGAGGTGCGGGAGGCCGGGCGCATGCCGTGGGAGGTGACGGTCGACATCGGCCCGCCCTTCACCCACGTACCGCACCAGGCGCTCCTCGAAGCGGTGACGGTGCTGCGGGATCAGGGCTTCCGGATCTGCGCGGACGGCATCGGCGACGGTGACGTACCCCTGCGGGTGCTCGCAGATCTCGCGCCCGACCTGGTGAAGCTGGACGCCTCCCTGCTGTCCAGGCCGGCGGCCGTGCGGGCGATGCGGACGCTGTGCGAGCAGCTCGGGGCGTTGTTGTCCGTCGAGGGCGTGGAGACCGAGTCGCAGTGCGCGGCGGCGGTGTCCGCGGGCGCGCAGCTGGCACAGGGCGAGTTGTTCGCGCCTCCGGCCCGGCGGCCCGCGGCGGATGTGTACGTTCCGGCCCTCGCCCCCGTGGCCGCGACGACGCCGCCCTACGGGCCGCCCGTACGACAGTTCGTACGGCCTGCCGCGCTGCTGCCCGCAGGGGCGTCCGCGGGGCAGGTGCGGGCGCTGCTGACCGGGTCGCCGGAGGTGTCCGGGGTGGTGCTCGTGGACGCCGCCGGGGTGCCGGTGCGGTCGGTGCACCGTTCGCGGTTCCTGCTGTCGCTCTCGGGGCGCTACGGGCACGCGCTGTACGCCGACCGGCCCGCCGCCAGGCTGGGCGATCCGCCGCGCACGGTCGGGGTCGACGCGACGGCGTGGGAGGTTCTCGACGTGGTGGCGGACGGGGCGCGGGACCGTACGTCGGACGATGTCGCGGTCGTCGACCGGCTCGGGCGGTGCGTGGGCGTCGTGCGGCTGGCGGATCTCGTACGGGCGCTGTCGGAGAGCCGTGTCGAGGAGGCCGCCGCGCTCAATCCGCTGACGCGGCTGCCCGGTTCGGACGCGATCACCGGTGAGGTGGACCGGTGGATCGCCGACCGGCGGGAGTTCGCGCTGAGCTGGCTGGACGTCGACGGCTTCAAGCGGGTCAACGACGGTGCGGGGTTCGCCGCGGGCGACGAGCTGATCCGGGCGGTGGGGCGGGCGCTGCAGGCGGCCGCGTCCGGAGCCACGCGCGTCGGGCACATCGGTGGTGACGACTTCCTGGTCCTGACGGATCCGGAGTGGCTCGATCCACTGGCCACGTCGGTGCTCGACACGCCCTGGTCGGCGGGCGGGCTCGCCGTCACGCTGTCCCTCGCCACGGTGCTGTGCGCCCCTGGCAGTGTCACCGACCACCGTGAGGCCGCCGCGTGTCTGGCGCCCCTCAAGCAGGCCGCCAAGTCCCTCCGCGGGGCCAGCTGGGTGCTGGGCCGCGCGGGCCTGCCGGGCCACGAGATCCGACGCGGGTCGGGGGCCGCACCGGCGCACGCCGAGAGTTGGGCGGGCGGGCCCGGACGGGGGTGA
- a CDS encoding Zn-ribbon domain-containing OB-fold protein yields MVTGWFTGEGEEFRLLGTRCSACASVFFPREDTFCRNPGCPGGDLAEVPLSRRGRVWSYTDSRYRPPSPYVSDPELEWRPYALIAVELESERLVVLGQTVPGVTVADLAVGMEVEVVPGVLNEDAETTWTTWHWRPTGVTA; encoded by the coding sequence GTGGTCACCGGCTGGTTCACCGGCGAGGGAGAGGAGTTCCGGCTCCTCGGCACGCGCTGCTCGGCCTGCGCGTCGGTGTTCTTCCCCCGTGAGGACACCTTCTGCCGCAATCCGGGTTGCCCCGGCGGCGATCTGGCCGAGGTGCCGCTGTCGCGGCGCGGCCGCGTGTGGTCGTACACGGACAGCCGTTACCGACCGCCGTCACCCTATGTGTCCGACCCGGAACTCGAATGGCGGCCGTACGCGTTGATCGCTGTGGAACTGGAATCCGAACGACTGGTGGTGCTCGGACAGACCGTTCCCGGGGTGACCGTCGCCGACCTGGCGGTGGGCATGGAGGTGGAGGTCGTCCCGGGCGTGCTGAACGAGGACGCGGAGACGACCTGGACGACCTGGCACTGGCGGCCGACGGGGGTGACGGCATGA
- a CDS encoding lipid-transfer protein, whose amino-acid sequence MTDEVAVLGAGMHPWGKWGRGFVEYGTVAARAALADAGVDWRDVGSIVGADTVRGGYPGYVAGATFAKALGWQGARVASVYAACASGAQAVNTARAQILSGLADVVLVVGADAAPKGFFRPAGGDRPDDPDWLRFRVLGATNPTYFGLYARRRMAVHGDTLEDFAQVKVKNAALGTLNPNARYRKRVTAEEVAASAVVADPLRLLDICATSDGAAALVLSSMEFARRHGAADPVRIRAVSTVTPRYPNTVLDLPDIATDSAVAAEPAADTFRASIARAAYEEAGVGPEDLSLAEVYDLSTALELQWYEDLGLCGEGEAAKLLREGATAPGGRIPVNVSGGLASFGEAVPAQAIAQVCELTWQLRGAAGDRQIVGARVGITANQGLFGHGSSVIAVR is encoded by the coding sequence ATGACGGACGAGGTGGCGGTGCTCGGTGCGGGCATGCACCCCTGGGGCAAGTGGGGGCGCGGCTTCGTGGAGTACGGGACGGTGGCCGCGCGCGCGGCGCTCGCCGACGCGGGGGTCGACTGGCGGGACGTCGGCTCGATCGTCGGCGCGGACACGGTCCGTGGCGGATACCCGGGATATGTGGCGGGGGCGACGTTCGCGAAGGCGCTGGGCTGGCAGGGCGCCCGGGTGGCGAGCGTGTACGCGGCGTGCGCGTCGGGGGCGCAGGCCGTCAACACCGCGCGGGCGCAGATCCTTTCGGGTCTCGCGGACGTGGTTCTGGTGGTGGGCGCGGACGCGGCCCCGAAGGGGTTCTTCCGGCCCGCGGGCGGGGACCGGCCCGACGATCCGGACTGGCTGCGGTTCCGGGTCCTGGGGGCGACGAACCCGACGTACTTCGGGCTGTACGCGCGTCGGCGGATGGCCGTCCACGGGGACACGCTGGAGGACTTCGCACAGGTCAAGGTGAAGAACGCGGCCCTGGGGACGCTGAATCCCAACGCCCGCTACCGCAAACGGGTCACGGCCGAGGAGGTCGCCGCCTCGGCCGTCGTGGCCGATCCGCTGCGGCTGCTCGACATCTGCGCGACTTCGGACGGGGCGGCGGCACTGGTGCTGTCCAGCATGGAGTTCGCACGCCGTCACGGGGCCGCGGACCCGGTGCGGATCCGCGCGGTGTCCACGGTGACGCCGCGCTATCCCAACACCGTGCTCGACCTTCCCGACATCGCGACGGACTCCGCGGTCGCTGCGGAGCCCGCGGCCGACACGTTCCGCGCGTCGATCGCGCGGGCCGCATACGAAGAGGCGGGCGTCGGCCCCGAGGATCTCTCGCTCGCCGAGGTCTACGACCTGTCCACGGCCCTGGAGTTGCAGTGGTACGAGGATCTGGGGCTGTGCGGCGAGGGCGAGGCGGCCAAGCTGCTGCGGGAGGGCGCGACGGCGCCGGGAGGACGAATACCGGTGAACGTCAGCGGCGGACTCGCCTCCTTCGGAGAGGCCGTTCCGGCGCAGGCCATCGCCCAGGTCTGCGAGCTCACCTGGCAGTTGCGAGGAGCGGCGGGTGACCGGCAGATCGTAGGCGCGCGGGTGGGAATCACCGCGAACCAGGGGCTGTTCGGGCACGGGTCGTCCGTGATCGCCGTCAGGTGA
- a CDS encoding GTP-binding protein — translation MIFGRTERGKAPVEPVTLKILVAGGFGVGKTTMVGAVSEIKPLRTEELLTEAGRPVDDTSGVEGKHTTTVAMDFGRITLREDLVLYLFGTPGQNRFWFLWDELATGALGAVVLADTRRLEDCFAAVDYFERRSIPFVVGVNCFEGAARYPTDTVRQALDLDPGVPVVLCDARGRESVKEVLIQVVQHAMAYAAERRQSVTT, via the coding sequence ATGATCTTCGGGCGTACTGAGCGCGGCAAGGCCCCCGTCGAGCCCGTCACGCTCAAGATCCTCGTGGCGGGCGGCTTCGGCGTGGGCAAGACGACCATGGTCGGCGCCGTCAGCGAGATCAAGCCGCTGCGCACCGAGGAGCTGCTGACCGAGGCGGGCCGTCCCGTCGACGACACCAGCGGTGTGGAGGGCAAGCACACCACCACGGTCGCCATGGACTTCGGCCGCATCACGCTCCGCGAGGACCTGGTGCTGTACCTCTTCGGGACGCCCGGTCAGAACCGCTTCTGGTTCCTGTGGGACGAGCTCGCCACCGGCGCCCTGGGTGCCGTCGTCCTCGCCGACACCCGCCGTCTGGAGGACTGCTTCGCGGCCGTCGACTACTTCGAGCGGCGGTCCATACCCTTCGTGGTGGGCGTCAACTGCTTCGAGGGCGCGGCCCGTTACCCCACGGACACCGTCCGCCAGGCCCTCGATCTCGACCCCGGAGTCCCCGTCGTCCTGTGCGACGCGCGCGGCCGGGAGTCGGTCAAGGAGGTCCTCATCCAGGTCGTCCAGCACGCGATGGCGTACGCCGCCGAGCGCCGCCAGTCCGTCACCACCTGA
- a CDS encoding MIP/aquaporin family protein, whose amino-acid sequence MSNGDIFVGEVIGTAILILFGAGVVAAVVLNYSKAKDAGWVVIAFGWGFGVLAGAYTAAPLSGGHLNPAVTVGIAIDTGDWDKVHIYVAGQMVGAFLGAVLCWLVYFAQFQANADEEIAQPTLGIFSTGPAIRNPVANLITEIIATIGLVLPILAFGLTKGLGESGTAILIVSFLVVGIGLSLGGPTGYAINPARDLGPRIAHAILPIPNKGTSDWSYSWIPVVGPLIGGVLAGLIFKAAF is encoded by the coding sequence ATGAGCAACGGAGACATATTCGTCGGTGAGGTCATCGGCACAGCGATTCTGATCCTCTTCGGCGCCGGAGTGGTCGCCGCGGTCGTACTCAACTACTCCAAGGCGAAGGACGCCGGCTGGGTCGTCATCGCGTTCGGCTGGGGCTTCGGCGTACTGGCCGGGGCCTACACCGCCGCACCGCTGTCCGGAGGACACCTCAACCCGGCGGTGACCGTCGGCATAGCCATCGACACCGGGGACTGGGACAAGGTCCACATCTACGTCGCCGGACAGATGGTCGGCGCCTTCCTGGGCGCGGTGCTGTGCTGGCTGGTCTACTTCGCCCAGTTCCAGGCCAACGCCGACGAGGAGATAGCGCAACCCACGCTCGGGATCTTCTCGACCGGCCCCGCGATCCGCAATCCCGTGGCGAACCTCATCACCGAGATCATCGCGACCATCGGTCTGGTGCTGCCGATCCTGGCGTTCGGCCTCACCAAGGGGCTCGGCGAGTCCGGCACCGCGATCCTGATCGTGTCGTTCCTGGTGGTCGGCATCGGTCTGTCGCTCGGTGGTCCGACGGGGTACGCCATCAACCCGGCCCGTGACCTGGGCCCGCGCATCGCCCACGCCATCCTGCCGATCCCCAACAAGGGGACCTCGGACTGGAGTTACTCGTGGATCCCGGTGGTCGGGCCGCTGATCGGCGGAGTGCTTGCCGGGCTCATCTTCAAAGCAGCCTTCTGA